One segment of Pseudoalteromonas rubra DNA contains the following:
- a CDS encoding c-type cytochrome gives MKKLSAALLLLSTAAIAQPFDNSLTEEAIKKRLEPVGSVYLAGAEDTAAAAPTGPRTGEQVYQASCFACHGTGALGAPKTADDWAPRLAKGNDVLLDHAINGFNAMPPRGTCMDCSDDEIAAAIDFMIK, from the coding sequence ATGAAGAAACTTTCAGCAGCACTGTTATTGCTATCTACTGCGGCAATCGCACAGCCATTCGACAATTCTTTAACTGAAGAAGCGATTAAAAAGCGCCTTGAGCCGGTTGGCTCGGTCTACTTGGCGGGTGCCGAAGATACTGCTGCAGCGGCCCCTACTGGCCCACGTACAGGCGAGCAAGTGTATCAAGCTTCCTGTTTCGCGTGTCATGGCACTGGCGCACTGGGTGCACCTAAAACAGCTGATGACTGGGCACCACGTCTTGCTAAAGGCAACGACGTACTGCTAGACCACGCGATCAATGGCTTCAATGCCATGCCTCCTCGTGGTACGTGTATGGACTGTAGCGATGACGAAATTGCAGCAGCCATCGATTTTATGATTAAGTAA
- the elbB gene encoding isoprenoid biosynthesis glyoxalase ElbB: MKQVAIILSGCGVFDGAEIHESVLTMLHLERQGARYQCFAPDIEQHHVINHLTGEEQDEQRNVRVEAARIARGDVASLDTLDASAFDALILPGGFGVAKNLSDFAFKGAQSSVLAAVKESCQAFNQLGKPIAYLCIAPALIGHIHPAGTLATIGNDEATAQAVEALGASHVNCGVADIVVDDTHKVISTPAYMLAGSISEASAGIEKAVQKLLEFA; this comes from the coding sequence ATGAAACAAGTAGCGATCATTTTAAGCGGTTGTGGCGTCTTTGACGGTGCTGAGATCCATGAATCTGTACTCACTATGCTGCACCTTGAGCGCCAGGGCGCCCGTTATCAGTGCTTTGCACCGGACATTGAGCAGCATCATGTGATCAACCATCTCACCGGCGAAGAGCAGGATGAGCAACGCAATGTTCGAGTAGAAGCTGCACGCATTGCCCGTGGCGACGTGGCGTCACTGGATACACTCGATGCCAGTGCCTTTGACGCATTGATCTTACCCGGCGGCTTTGGTGTAGCTAAAAACCTCTCTGACTTTGCTTTCAAGGGCGCTCAGTCTAGCGTTCTGGCTGCAGTCAAAGAAAGTTGTCAGGCTTTTAACCAACTCGGAAAACCGATTGCTTATTTATGTATTGCACCCGCGCTGATTGGTCATATCCACCCTGCTGGCACGCTTGCTACCATTGGTAATGACGAGGCCACCGCACAGGCAGTTGAAGCTTTAGGTGCCAGTCACGTGAATTGTGGTGTCGCTGATATCGTGGTCGATGATACACACAAAGTGATCAGCACACCGGCTTACATGCTTGCAGGCTCTATCAGTGAAGCATCCGCTGGCATTGAAAAGGCCGTGCAAAAGCTACTTGAGTTCGCATAA
- a CDS encoding diguanylate cyclase domain-containing protein: MEDPSVLVRKLTRKNHRLESLLKKYKQHSHLQHALIQLSEQASTVAELTLLYPAIHSILEQYLPSKSFYVVLQNQFTQGLELSYFVDEKDGISVPLHEANHFSQGITGYVFKNRQTLYLKRQQMEQMSAQGLFKALGTQAEHWVGVPIFREKTIIGVMVSQNYAPDQHYSEQQVELLEVMSLYLATAIERVKKRELLESEVKIRTRALMQSNEALNTEIEQRKRALERQQILFKIAELATQFSDIDDVYQQVHQIMRSITFADNLFIALHDKASDWLSFPYSVDEMTQYKPRPFANGYSELVITTERSQLIDTKRAQVLIDNEIVKRPDNYQLQNAATSWLGAPLKTAKGVIGLIACQAYNHEYEYNHEDVELISFVSNQIASVLQTHLANQALKASNLELEHRVAEKTKELRQTNLHLQMQIEERKKIEQQLYHDAHHDPLTTLPNRLLFLTQLEKTLQKYQRYPENNFAVLFIDLDKFKDINDELGHQAGDQFLIWVSKAFSECIREHDLLARLAGDEFVILLDHLSDRQQAEDVAKRLIRVMQQPFCMKGLCMQSGASIGITYSNKDYKDTDEIIRDADAAMYYAKNAGRGRYEFYHPLLSAASTQSKQTEYHHLSALPIHFRSTEIVNMANHGQHIVMLEAFGEHPVLGSTSFDILKKFAAAKDEQLKIEMQLLGQALEQAGRVAKAHTADVLFACSCAILESTTFTELKQLLSQRTSHLSLLFDESEIRYASSMQLENLKELCSLGIAVGLNDFAKDRCDLALLSQIDFKYLLLSSTFSKRVLQQNSYDVQLQGILAVTALKAIQVIAKGPAILNFRSLLERHGLSLFFGKQQSLSSTKPSEMPSSHESLPL; encoded by the coding sequence TTGGAAGATCCCAGCGTCTTAGTTCGCAAACTGACTCGGAAAAACCATCGTTTAGAGTCCTTGCTGAAAAAATACAAACAACACTCTCACTTGCAGCATGCCCTGATCCAGTTATCCGAGCAGGCCAGCACAGTTGCGGAGTTGACGCTGCTATATCCCGCGATCCATAGCATTTTAGAGCAATACTTACCGAGCAAAAGCTTTTATGTTGTGCTGCAAAACCAGTTCACTCAGGGGCTGGAGCTGTCTTATTTTGTCGATGAAAAAGATGGCATTTCAGTGCCGCTGCATGAAGCAAACCACTTCAGCCAGGGCATAACGGGCTACGTTTTTAAGAACCGACAGACTTTGTACCTCAAGCGCCAGCAGATGGAGCAAATGAGTGCACAAGGCTTGTTTAAAGCACTCGGCACTCAGGCTGAGCACTGGGTCGGTGTGCCTATTTTCCGCGAAAAAACCATTATCGGTGTCATGGTGTCACAAAACTATGCGCCGGATCAGCATTACAGTGAGCAGCAGGTAGAATTACTCGAAGTCATGTCCCTGTACCTGGCAACCGCCATTGAACGGGTTAAAAAGCGCGAGTTGTTAGAATCTGAAGTTAAAATTCGTACCCGTGCTCTAATGCAAAGTAACGAGGCACTTAATACTGAAATAGAGCAACGTAAGCGGGCACTGGAACGCCAGCAAATCCTCTTTAAAATCGCGGAGCTAGCGACTCAGTTCAGTGATATCGACGATGTATACCAGCAAGTTCACCAGATCATGCGGTCCATTACCTTTGCTGATAACCTGTTTATCGCATTGCATGACAAGGCCTCAGACTGGCTCAGCTTCCCGTACAGCGTGGATGAGATGACTCAGTACAAACCGCGTCCATTTGCCAATGGTTACAGCGAGTTAGTGATCACCACTGAACGCAGTCAACTGATAGATACCAAGCGGGCACAGGTATTGATCGACAATGAAATCGTCAAACGCCCGGACAATTATCAGCTACAAAACGCGGCAACCAGCTGGCTGGGCGCACCGCTGAAAACTGCCAAAGGGGTCATTGGTCTCATTGCCTGCCAGGCATATAACCATGAGTACGAATATAATCACGAGGATGTTGAATTAATTTCATTTGTCTCGAATCAAATCGCCTCAGTGTTACAAACGCATCTCGCCAACCAGGCGCTCAAGGCCAGTAATCTGGAACTGGAGCATCGGGTCGCGGAAAAAACCAAAGAATTGCGCCAGACCAATTTACATTTGCAGATGCAAATCGAGGAAAGAAAAAAGATTGAGCAGCAACTCTATCATGATGCCCACCATGACCCGCTGACGACGCTGCCCAACCGGTTGTTATTTTTGACTCAGCTGGAAAAAACCTTACAAAAGTACCAACGTTATCCGGAAAATAATTTTGCCGTGCTGTTTATCGACCTGGATAAATTCAAGGACATCAACGATGAGCTTGGGCATCAGGCAGGTGATCAGTTTTTAATCTGGGTCAGTAAAGCATTTTCAGAATGCATTCGTGAGCACGACTTATTAGCCCGTCTGGCGGGAGATGAGTTTGTGATCCTGCTGGATCATCTGAGCGATCGCCAGCAAGCAGAAGACGTTGCAAAACGCCTGATCAGAGTCATGCAACAACCATTCTGCATGAAAGGCCTGTGCATGCAAAGTGGTGCCAGTATTGGTATCACTTATAGCAACAAAGACTACAAAGATACCGACGAGATTATCCGCGATGCCGACGCCGCCATGTACTACGCTAAAAATGCCGGTCGCGGTCGTTATGAGTTTTATCACCCGCTGCTCAGCGCTGCCAGCACACAAAGTAAACAAACGGAATACCACCACCTGAGTGCCCTGCCGATCCATTTTCGCAGCACTGAAATTGTCAATATGGCCAACCATGGTCAGCACATTGTGATGCTCGAAGCCTTTGGCGAACACCCGGTTCTGGGTAGCACCAGCTTCGATATCCTCAAGAAATTTGCAGCGGCTAAGGATGAGCAGCTAAAAATAGAAATGCAATTGCTCGGCCAGGCACTCGAACAGGCCGGGCGCGTCGCCAAAGCGCACACTGCCGATGTGCTGTTTGCCTGCTCCTGTGCGATCCTCGAAAGCACCACTTTTACAGAGCTTAAACAATTATTGAGTCAACGCACCAGCCACCTGAGCCTGTTGTTTGATGAAAGCGAAATCCGCTACGCCTCCAGTATGCAGCTCGAAAACCTCAAAGAGCTGTGCAGCCTGGGTATCGCCGTGGGCCTCAATGATTTTGCCAAAGATCGCTGCGATCTGGCGCTGCTCAGTCAAATTGATTTTAAATATCTGCTGCTCAGCTCAACATTCAGCAAACGGGTGCTGCAGCAAAACAGCTATGATGTGCAATTG
- the polA gene encoding DNA polymerase I — protein MSQIPENPLILVDGSSYLFRAYHAPPHLTNSKGEATGAIYGVINMLKSLLKQYQPSHMVVVFDAKGPTFRNEMYSEYKAHRPPMPDDLRTQIAPIHDIIRAMGLPLVSIEGVEADDVIGTFSRLASEQQRHVLISTGDKDMAQLVNEHVTLINTMTNTILDPQGVVDKFGIGPELIIDYLALMGDKVDNIPGVPGVGEKTALAMLQGLGSIDELYANLDKIADLGFRGSKTMSKKLTENEAQLKLSYELATIKLDCEVEQDLEQFKIQEMDKDQLIALYGQCEFKRWLAELLDGQSAPETAADTEQASLVTPPVEVAYETILERAQLDRWLDKLRDAELFAFDTETTSLDYMQAELVGMSFAVAAGEAAYLPLGHDYMGAPEQLDKALVFELIGPILADPKHKKVGQNLKYDKSVLARAGLELNGIAFDTMLESYVFNSVGTRHDMDSLALKYLGHKNISFEEIAGKGKNQLTFNQIELDKAAPYAAEDADITLRLHQHLWPQLQQHPTLVNVFEEIELPLVSVLSEIERTGVKIDSNMLAQQSHTIETRLKELEQEAFELAGEEFNLSSTKQLQAILFDKLELPVLKKTPKGAPSTAEEVLQELAHDYPLPKLIIEHRGLAKLKSTYTDKLPKMVNAQTQRVHTSYHQAVTATGRLSSTDPNLQNIPIRNEAGRRIRQAFVADQDHVIMAADYSQIELRIMAHLSQDAGLLNAFAEGKDVHSATASEVFSVPLEEVTSDMRRKAKAVNFGLIYGMSAFGLARQLDIPRHEAQHYMDKYFERFPGVLEYMESTREKAAEQGYVETLFGRRLYLPDIKARNGARRKAAERAAINAPMQGTAADIIKKAMIKVAQWLATQQDSDIKLLMQVHDELVFEVKADKVAQYSEHVCQLMSEAAELDVPLLVEADHGDNWEQAH, from the coding sequence ATGTCTCAGATCCCTGAAAACCCGCTGATCCTGGTCGATGGTTCGTCGTACTTATTTCGCGCGTATCATGCGCCACCGCACCTGACTAACTCAAAAGGAGAAGCCACAGGCGCCATCTATGGTGTCATCAACATGCTGAAAAGCTTGCTCAAGCAATATCAGCCCAGCCATATGGTGGTGGTGTTTGATGCCAAAGGGCCGACTTTCAGAAATGAGATGTACAGTGAATATAAAGCACATCGTCCACCTATGCCGGATGATCTGCGCACCCAGATCGCGCCGATCCACGATATTATTCGTGCCATGGGCCTGCCCCTGGTCAGTATTGAAGGGGTAGAGGCGGATGATGTCATTGGCACTTTTTCCCGTTTGGCGTCTGAGCAACAAAGACATGTGCTGATCAGCACTGGTGATAAAGACATGGCTCAGCTGGTCAATGAGCATGTGACTCTGATCAATACCATGACTAACACCATTTTGGACCCACAAGGGGTGGTGGATAAATTTGGCATTGGACCGGAATTGATCATCGACTATCTGGCGCTGATGGGCGACAAAGTAGATAACATCCCGGGCGTGCCTGGTGTGGGTGAAAAAACGGCGCTGGCGATGCTTCAGGGGTTGGGGTCGATTGACGAGCTTTACGCTAACCTGGACAAAATCGCCGATCTGGGTTTCCGTGGCTCCAAGACCATGTCGAAAAAGCTGACCGAAAATGAAGCACAGCTTAAATTATCCTATGAGTTGGCGACCATCAAACTGGACTGTGAGGTTGAGCAGGACCTGGAACAGTTCAAGATCCAGGAGATGGATAAAGATCAGCTGATCGCGCTGTATGGACAGTGTGAGTTCAAACGCTGGCTTGCTGAGTTGCTGGATGGTCAAAGTGCACCAGAAACGGCTGCTGATACAGAGCAAGCGTCATTGGTGACGCCACCGGTAGAGGTTGCGTATGAGACTATCCTGGAGCGAGCACAATTGGATCGCTGGCTGGACAAGCTGCGTGACGCTGAACTGTTTGCCTTTGATACGGAAACCACCAGCCTGGACTATATGCAGGCTGAGCTGGTCGGTATGAGCTTTGCTGTTGCCGCAGGTGAAGCTGCGTATCTGCCGCTGGGTCATGACTATATGGGCGCACCTGAACAGCTGGATAAGGCGCTGGTGTTTGAGCTGATTGGTCCGATCCTGGCGGATCCCAAACATAAAAAGGTCGGGCAAAACCTCAAATACGACAAGAGCGTATTGGCACGTGCCGGGCTGGAGCTCAATGGTATTGCCTTTGACACTATGCTGGAGTCTTACGTCTTCAATAGTGTGGGCACGCGCCATGATATGGACTCGCTGGCACTGAAGTATCTGGGTCATAAAAATATCAGTTTTGAAGAGATTGCCGGTAAAGGTAAAAACCAGCTGACCTTTAACCAGATTGAACTTGATAAAGCCGCACCTTATGCCGCTGAAGATGCCGATATTACCTTGCGATTGCACCAGCACTTATGGCCGCAATTACAGCAGCATCCGACGCTGGTAAACGTCTTTGAAGAGATTGAGTTGCCTTTGGTCAGTGTGTTGTCTGAGATTGAACGCACCGGTGTTAAAATCGACAGCAATATGCTGGCGCAGCAAAGTCACACCATTGAAACGCGACTCAAAGAGCTGGAACAGGAAGCTTTCGAGCTGGCCGGAGAAGAGTTTAACCTTAGTTCTACCAAGCAGTTACAGGCAATTTTGTTCGATAAACTTGAACTGCCCGTGCTAAAGAAAACACCCAAAGGTGCCCCGTCGACAGCGGAAGAAGTCTTGCAGGAGCTGGCCCATGATTACCCGCTGCCGAAATTGATCATCGAGCACCGTGGTCTGGCCAAACTGAAATCGACCTATACCGACAAGCTACCTAAGATGGTTAATGCACAGACACAGCGTGTGCATACCTCGTATCACCAGGCCGTGACGGCAACAGGCCGACTCAGCTCGACAGATCCAAATTTGCAGAACATTCCAATCCGCAACGAAGCCGGACGTCGCATTCGTCAGGCCTTTGTGGCAGATCAGGATCATGTGATCATGGCGGCGGACTATAGCCAGATCGAACTGCGGATCATGGCACACCTGTCTCAGGATGCAGGCCTACTGAATGCGTTTGCTGAGGGCAAAGATGTTCACAGTGCAACCGCTTCAGAGGTTTTCTCTGTGCCGCTCGAAGAAGTGACGTCAGACATGCGTCGCAAAGCCAAGGCGGTGAACTTCGGACTGATCTACGGCATGAGTGCATTTGGCCTGGCCAGACAGCTGGATATTCCGCGTCACGAAGCACAGCATTATATGGATAAGTACTTTGAACGCTTCCCGGGCGTATTAGAATATATGGAGTCAACGCGCGAGAAGGCAGCTGAGCAGGGTTATGTTGAAACCCTTTTTGGCCGACGCTTGTATCTGCCTGATATTAAAGCCCGTAATGGTGCACGTCGTAAAGCGGCTGAACGCGCTGCAATCAATGCCCCGATGCAGGGCACCGCGGCAGACATCATTAAAAAGGCCATGATCAAAGTGGCTCAGTGGCTGGCAACACAGCAGGACAGTGACATTAAACTGCTGATGCAGGTGCACGATGAACTGGTCTTTGAAGTTAAGGCCGACAAAGTGGCGCAGTATAGTGAGCATGTGTGTCAGCTGATGAGTGAAGCTGCCGAGTTGGATGTTCCGTTACTGGTAGAAGCTGACCATGGCGACAACTGGGAACAAGCCCACTAA